From a single Candidatus Sulfotelmatobacter sp. genomic region:
- a CDS encoding putative Ig domain-containing protein: MKSIPHSADRVCVIGLATLLSLLSICAGCGFSTGKTSSSSSSQLAFTSSTLAGGTAGTAYSQAVSVSGGATPYSFAVASGALPAGLKLSAAGTISGTPTNIGQSTFAIRVADSNSPQQNVSQAFIMMVDPVPPSVITDSLSNGTINKSYSTTLAASGGETPYSWSVSSGALPAGLSLSAAGTISGTPTTTGSSTFTVKLEDSSSPKQSATKSLALTVSNSVQPLSITTSSLPNGTSGTAYSSTLAATGGLTPYAWTISSGALPAGLTLSRAGTISGTPTTAGSSAFTVEVTDSSSPKLTATKAFTVTIADSVQPLVMSPTTLPNGTNGTPYSSTISISGGKSPYSWSISSGTLPAGLTLSNNGTISGTPTGSGTSAFTVQVSDSSSPKLTASQTYSVTISAATLTITSSSLSNATTGAPYSATVSRTGGTAPFTWSISAGKLPAGLSLAATTGTISGTPSQAGAANFTVKVKDSGSPQQSATKAFTITVSNSLFDQYGGLIAMPSPNQPTTYFRTEKFGNKWMFVDPANNGFFMIGMYVLDQDTSVDDMGSSYYNRTNAKYGDTGPTWGPAQLQRIQSWGFNSVGTYASSYVLPVTKDSSWGGDQTNPVKVPFVGLLRPAYYGMLNQSNWAPQPIKNMLFGLSPYYTGYIPSNGVADYYDNNLTTFYTNELANDSYALSVKPSAYKQYMIGMSIDDGDEMYGFGKGPDFTGGYNNSHLGWMVLTLSPVQTANSGKGFVYSDTTVYSKQALQSQLEAKYGTISALNTAWGSDYTTFGSSGKTITAETVGTGNASTLTFSKTLGSPTVSKYSLQILVAGSPVGGDTGGGQLWGPHLSGSINYSTGALTVTFSSGHAPASGSAVTANYVQNGWGIGSGLMDEDARVSHRGWVGIDFTFMTDVNPNTKTDLDSFLYQIAAHYFSMCKNGIEAWLPGMMYFGPDTLGTWGAPSNRNVLLAAAQYIDVMAMGGGWPLSQAMIDFMYAYYGDKPFYFGEFRTANADSAFYRYAASVPQTDFTTQALRGANYSSIVTTYPNLAYTANGSRPYVGILWWQYLDNWGEKDDWGIVSLSDNAYDAHEAVTGTGGAGVRTVTCSAPIQQYLCGGEERNYGDVITSITSAHQTIQQAVQH; this comes from the coding sequence AGTAGCCGATTCCAATTCGCCGCAGCAGAATGTCTCGCAAGCTTTCATCATGATGGTCGATCCGGTTCCGCCCAGCGTCATCACCGACTCGCTGTCGAATGGAACGATCAACAAGTCCTATTCGACCACCCTGGCGGCCTCCGGGGGCGAAACACCTTATAGCTGGAGCGTCTCCTCAGGAGCCTTGCCCGCAGGTCTGAGCCTGAGCGCGGCCGGAACGATTTCCGGCACACCCACCACGACAGGATCGTCCACTTTCACGGTCAAGCTGGAGGATTCGTCCTCACCCAAGCAAAGCGCCACCAAGTCGCTCGCGCTTACCGTGTCAAACTCGGTGCAGCCGCTTTCGATCACGACCTCGTCGCTTCCGAATGGAACCAGCGGTACCGCATACTCGTCGACTTTGGCTGCCACCGGTGGGCTGACTCCATATGCCTGGACCATTTCGTCGGGCGCCTTGCCTGCCGGCCTCACTTTGAGTCGTGCCGGAACCATCTCCGGCACACCGACTACCGCCGGTTCCTCCGCCTTTACTGTAGAGGTTACGGACTCGTCTTCTCCGAAGCTGACAGCCACGAAAGCGTTCACCGTCACCATTGCCGACTCGGTGCAACCGCTGGTGATGAGCCCAACTACGCTGCCGAACGGCACCAACGGGACCCCCTACTCGTCCACGATTTCCATATCCGGTGGAAAGAGCCCTTATTCCTGGAGCATTTCTTCCGGAACTCTGCCGGCCGGCCTGACGCTCAGCAACAATGGAACGATTTCCGGGACGCCTACTGGCAGCGGAACCTCGGCTTTCACCGTGCAAGTATCCGATTCCTCTTCGCCGAAGTTAACCGCATCCCAAACCTATAGCGTCACCATTTCTGCGGCGACTTTGACCATCACATCCTCCAGTTTGAGCAACGCCACCACGGGTGCGCCGTATTCCGCCACAGTTTCTCGCACCGGGGGAACCGCGCCTTTTACCTGGTCGATCTCTGCGGGCAAGTTGCCGGCGGGCCTGTCGCTGGCTGCCACTACAGGAACGATTTCCGGAACCCCCAGCCAGGCCGGGGCCGCGAACTTCACAGTTAAAGTAAAGGATTCGGGTTCGCCGCAGCAGAGCGCCACCAAAGCGTTCACCATAACCGTCAGTAATTCCCTGTTCGATCAATATGGCGGCTTGATCGCCATGCCCTCCCCGAACCAGCCCACGACCTACTTCCGCACTGAAAAATTCGGCAACAAGTGGATGTTCGTCGATCCGGCGAACAACGGCTTTTTCATGATCGGCATGTACGTCCTCGACCAGGACACCTCCGTAGACGATATGGGCAGCAGTTACTACAATCGCACCAATGCGAAGTACGGCGACACCGGCCCGACCTGGGGTCCGGCGCAGTTGCAGCGCATTCAGTCCTGGGGATTCAATTCGGTCGGTACCTACGCCTCCAGCTATGTGCTGCCGGTTACGAAGGATTCCAGTTGGGGCGGCGACCAGACCAATCCGGTCAAAGTTCCCTTCGTCGGCCTGTTGCGGCCCGCCTACTACGGGATGCTCAACCAGAGTAACTGGGCGCCGCAGCCGATCAAAAACATGCTCTTTGGCCTGAGCCCTTACTACACCGGCTACATTCCCAGTAACGGGGTAGCCGACTATTACGACAACAACCTCACTACCTTCTACACCAACGAACTGGCCAACGATTCCTACGCTCTGTCCGTCAAGCCCTCGGCCTATAAGCAGTACATGATCGGGATGAGCATCGACGATGGCGATGAAATGTACGGCTTCGGCAAAGGACCGGACTTCACCGGCGGATACAACAATTCGCACCTCGGCTGGATGGTGCTGACTCTGTCGCCGGTGCAGACGGCTAATTCGGGCAAGGGATTCGTCTACTCCGATACCACCGTCTATTCCAAGCAGGCTCTGCAAAGCCAATTGGAAGCGAAATATGGAACCATCTCCGCGCTCAACACCGCCTGGGGATCGGACTATACGACCTTTGGCTCTTCCGGCAAAACCATCACCGCGGAGACCGTGGGCACGGGCAACGCATCGACACTCACGTTCAGCAAGACCCTGGGCTCGCCCACGGTGAGCAAATATAGTCTCCAGATTCTGGTTGCCGGCTCGCCAGTCGGTGGCGATACCGGCGGCGGCCAACTTTGGGGACCGCACCTTAGCGGCAGCATCAATTACTCGACCGGAGCTCTGACCGTGACCTTTTCGAGCGGTCACGCGCCGGCCAGCGGGTCGGCCGTTACCGCCAACTATGTGCAGAACGGCTGGGGCATCGGCAGCGGACTGATGGACGAAGACGCCCGCGTCTCTCACCGCGGCTGGGTGGGCATCGACTTTACCTTCATGACGGATGTAAATCCCAACACCAAGACCGATCTGGACAGCTTTCTCTACCAGATCGCGGCGCATTACTTCTCCATGTGCAAGAACGGCATTGAGGCCTGGCTGCCCGGCATGATGTATTTCGGTCCCGATACCCTCGGCACCTGGGGCGCGCCTTCCAATCGCAACGTGTTGCTGGCGGCGGCGCAATACATCGACGTCATGGCCATGGGTGGAGGCTGGCCGCTCAGCCAGGCCATGATCGATTTCATGTACGCTTACTACGGAGACAAGCCGTTTTACTTCGGCGAATTCCGTACCGCCAATGCGGACTCGGCATTTTATCGCTATGCAGCTTCCGTGCCGCAGACCGACTTTACGACTCAGGCACTCCGCGGCGCGAATTACTCCTCGATCGTGACCACCTATCCCAATCTGGCCTACACCGCCAACGGCAGCCGGCCGTACGTCGGAATTTTGTGGTGGCAGTATCTCGACAACTGGGGCGAAAAAGATGACTGGGGTATCGTCAGCCTGTCCGACAATGCCTACGACGCCCACGAAGCCGTGACTGGCACGGGCGGAGCGGGTGTGCGGACGGTAACCTGTTCGGCGCCGATCCAGCAATATCTCTGTGGCGGCGAAGAACGCAACTACGGCGATGTCATTACTTCGATTACCAGCGCGCATCAGACGATCCAGCAAGCGGTTCAACACTAA
- a CDS encoding glycosyltransferase family 2 protein has product MFSISIVIPTKNRLNDLKLTVETLLAQTVLPDQLVIVDQSSGDESECAIRSLLAQAPQETRDRVRLNYVLNPAITGGAQARNRAMDIADGAIWLFLDDDVYLEPDFIEQLLAAYRQFPAAAGVSGIVTNYSLPPWSALAWRTLFVRGQFHDDRQPVYWNASRLRGQDPVPVSRFGGGLMSFRAEAIRNVRFDENLSGVSDGEDVDFCAHLKPGSLLLITPKARLVHNQSPAGRSQKHWTSREAKSNHYLYYRNWRSGVFHRICFYWMNLGYGLVASFASLRRRSLQPWRDLFEGMRDGHRVSRPRLLPSDMGKTNYQSSCGRASLRP; this is encoded by the coding sequence GTGTTTTCGATCTCCATCGTCATTCCGACCAAGAACCGGCTCAACGACCTGAAGCTGACGGTCGAGACGCTGCTCGCGCAGACCGTATTACCCGATCAGCTTGTCATCGTCGACCAGAGTTCGGGGGACGAGAGTGAGTGCGCAATCCGCAGCCTGCTGGCACAAGCGCCGCAGGAGACACGAGATCGCGTCCGCCTCAACTATGTTCTCAACCCTGCGATTACGGGCGGAGCGCAGGCGCGCAACCGCGCCATGGATATTGCCGATGGCGCAATCTGGCTTTTTCTCGACGACGATGTATATCTGGAACCGGATTTCATCGAGCAACTGCTGGCCGCCTATCGTCAGTTCCCGGCCGCGGCCGGCGTTTCTGGAATTGTAACCAACTACAGTCTTCCACCCTGGTCCGCGCTCGCCTGGCGCACGCTGTTTGTGCGTGGACAGTTTCATGACGATCGCCAGCCGGTTTACTGGAATGCCTCGCGCCTGCGCGGTCAAGATCCGGTTCCGGTCAGCCGCTTTGGCGGAGGCTTGATGAGCTTTCGCGCCGAGGCCATCCGGAACGTTCGGTTCGATGAAAACCTGAGCGGAGTCTCCGATGGCGAGGATGTCGATTTCTGCGCTCATCTCAAACCCGGCTCGCTGCTGCTGATCACACCCAAAGCCCGGCTCGTGCATAACCAGTCGCCAGCTGGACGGTCGCAGAAGCACTGGACCAGCCGGGAGGCGAAATCCAATCACTATCTCTACTACCGCAACTGGCGCTCCGGAGTCTTCCATCGAATTTGCTTCTACTGGATGAACTTAGGCTATGGGCTGGTAGCGTCGTTCGCCTCGCTGCGCCGCCGATCGCTCCAACCCTGGCGCGATCTTTTCGAGGGCATGCGCGATGGGCATCGCGTCAGCCGGCCGCGGCTACTCCCGTCGGACATGGGAAAAACGAACTACCAGAGCTCGTGTGGCCGAGCGAGTCTCCGGCCCTGA
- a CDS encoding O-antigen ligase family protein, translating into MILFYFLILLLPLTTHPLWTRTMAGVTPIKALGLMIAVCALVHFFRRNESPRFFSAWQARLYGLLLVIAAVSLAANGQDFELRREMLQIYVSLGLLFFVTLVLIDSLQCLRYVLLAMIAATAVASLYVLREWQVYHNIYPGLRPGGVSGDCNYFAASALITLPMAYYFWRSTARTWVRLLCVASIWLTLVAMLLGASRGGFLGLLAGLLMIIWRSRAKLRNLVLVSLTIGPLVLLAPSSPLRRLLQPDYADNLGSDIRIVLWRAGWRMIQEHPLFGVGLGNFAHMSGVYEDRSALYGTVTDKVQGLACNAFLELGAELGLIGLLVFVGILVTTYISLGRVRQRTGGAKANLLNMAATSMQVGLVAFSVSLMFLSGQYLKPFWMLLFLSMCLPVLEAQQRRKLRKREPAKKETEHSQPEPELWYAATAVLGTVGNELVR; encoded by the coding sequence GTGATTCTCTTCTACTTCCTGATTCTGCTGTTGCCGCTGACGACGCATCCCTTGTGGACGCGGACGATGGCCGGCGTGACTCCGATCAAGGCTCTCGGGCTCATGATTGCGGTGTGCGCGCTGGTTCACTTTTTCCGTCGCAACGAGTCTCCCCGCTTTTTTAGCGCTTGGCAGGCTCGTCTCTATGGATTGCTGTTGGTCATCGCAGCGGTATCGCTGGCGGCGAATGGGCAAGATTTCGAGCTGAGACGGGAAATGCTCCAGATTTATGTTTCTCTGGGCCTGCTCTTCTTTGTGACGCTCGTGCTCATCGATTCCTTGCAGTGTCTGCGCTATGTGCTGTTGGCCATGATCGCGGCCACGGCGGTTGCCTCGTTGTATGTCCTGCGCGAATGGCAGGTGTATCACAACATTTATCCCGGGCTGCGGCCGGGCGGGGTTTCCGGGGACTGCAACTACTTCGCGGCTTCCGCCCTGATCACCCTGCCCATGGCCTACTACTTCTGGCGCAGCACGGCCCGGACCTGGGTCCGGCTGTTATGCGTGGCTTCGATCTGGCTGACTCTGGTGGCGATGCTGCTGGGCGCGTCGCGGGGAGGCTTCCTCGGACTGCTGGCGGGGCTGCTCATGATCATTTGGAGATCCCGAGCAAAGCTGCGGAACCTGGTCCTGGTTTCATTGACCATCGGGCCGCTAGTTCTGCTGGCGCCTTCGTCCCCGCTCCGTCGCTTGCTGCAACCCGACTACGCCGACAATCTGGGAAGCGATATACGGATCGTGCTGTGGCGCGCGGGTTGGCGCATGATCCAGGAACACCCGCTGTTCGGTGTGGGCCTGGGCAACTTCGCGCACATGAGTGGAGTTTATGAAGACCGCAGCGCTTTGTATGGAACCGTGACCGACAAAGTGCAGGGCCTGGCCTGCAATGCGTTTCTCGAACTCGGAGCCGAACTGGGTTTAATCGGACTGCTCGTGTTTGTGGGCATTCTGGTGACGACTTACATTTCGCTCGGCCGCGTCCGCCAGCGGACCGGCGGCGCGAAGGCGAACTTATTGAACATGGCGGCCACTTCCATGCAGGTGGGGCTGGTCGCTTTTTCGGTATCCCTGATGTTTCTCTCCGGGCAGTATTTGAAGCCGTTCTGGATGCTGTTGTTTCTTTCCATGTGTCTGCCCGTGCTCGAGGCGCAGCAGCGCCGGAAACTCCGCAAGCGGGAGCCTGCGAAGAAAGAAACGGAGCATTCTCAGCCGGAACCCGAACTTTGGTATGCCGCCACCGCAGTCCTTGGGACTGTGGGAAACGAATTGGTGCGATGA
- a CDS encoding glycosyltransferase family 2 protein codes for MNHEMTFTQLPALPESPRISIVILNYKRLSALQQSIESALQQTYANREIIVVDNHSEEDVAGLVNSLDPGIKLIELPENRGTCGGRNAGIREAQGEIIITLDNDVHFASSFELTKVVAKLRERPDVHVLAFQMCEAGTGEIRIREWCHARNWKQFGQTEFDTFYFVEGACALRREVFEHAGHYYDRLFIGCEGHDLAMRILDHGFRILYTPNIRVLHLMSAETRTSDRPYYFYTRNYIWIAAKDYRVWPGLLFLLPKLAMMFYFSLRTNRVRAFFRGVWHGLRGLAQVWAERTPVQRRTLRYLAELERWRPNLMLRLARHRTQPQI; via the coding sequence ATGAATCACGAAATGACATTCACTCAATTGCCCGCATTGCCCGAGTCGCCTCGGATCAGCATTGTGATCCTGAATTACAAGCGTCTCAGCGCGTTGCAGCAGTCCATCGAATCGGCGTTACAGCAGACTTATGCCAACCGGGAGATTATTGTGGTGGACAATCACTCCGAGGAAGATGTCGCCGGCCTGGTGAACAGTCTCGATCCCGGAATTAAGCTGATCGAACTGCCGGAGAATCGCGGCACCTGCGGCGGCCGCAACGCCGGAATTCGCGAAGCCCAGGGCGAGATCATTATTACGCTCGACAACGACGTGCATTTCGCCTCCTCGTTCGAATTGACCAAAGTGGTGGCAAAGCTGAGGGAGCGGCCGGACGTTCACGTGCTGGCGTTTCAGATGTGCGAAGCGGGCACGGGAGAGATTCGGATACGGGAGTGGTGCCATGCCCGGAACTGGAAACAATTTGGGCAGACGGAATTCGACACGTTTTATTTCGTCGAGGGCGCCTGCGCCCTGCGGCGGGAAGTTTTCGAACACGCGGGTCATTACTATGATCGGCTGTTCATCGGTTGCGAGGGACACGACCTGGCCATGCGGATCCTCGATCATGGCTTCCGCATCCTCTACACGCCCAATATCCGCGTGCTGCATTTGATGTCGGCCGAGACGCGTACCTCGGACCGGCCTTACTATTTTTACACGCGAAACTATATCTGGATCGCGGCCAAAGATTATCGCGTCTGGCCGGGACTGCTCTTCCTGCTGCCCAAGCTGGCTATGATGTTTTATTTCTCGCTGCGCACCAATAGGGTGCGGGCGTTCTTCCGGGGAGTCTGGCACGGACTGCGGGGTCTTGCGCAGGTGTGGGCGGAGCGCACGCCGGTCCAGCGGCGCACGCTGCGTTATCTGGCGGAACTGGAGCGCTGGCGGCCGAACCTGATGCTTCGTCTGGCCCGCCACCGAACGCAGCCGCAAATCTGA
- a CDS encoding XrtA system polysaccharide deacetylase gives MSITEVQLLTRKPAQSVAAPGPRGHSARARCVFSVDVEDWFHILDVPSAPPISVWDRMPSRVEANFYRLLDLFSMKKVQVTCFFLGWVAEKFPHLVTEAVERGHEIGSHGYSHRLVYQMAAREFREDARYSRLLLEDLSGSAVLGYRSAGFSMTDATPWFFRELAEAGYVYDSSVFPARRGHGGMPAAPRVPHTVAQGNHSIVEFPMTVTDFGAEDMCFFGGGYLRLSPYWLIRRMTRQVLDSGRPVVFYIHPREIDPDHPRLRMSFSRRFKSYVNLRWTEEKLLRILEDFPVSPFRDFLSTDGRSWELDATTA, from the coding sequence ATGTCCATCACTGAAGTACAATTGCTGACCCGCAAACCTGCGCAAAGCGTAGCGGCGCCAGGTCCACGAGGCCATTCCGCACGCGCGCGTTGCGTCTTCTCCGTGGATGTGGAGGACTGGTTTCACATTCTGGATGTGCCTTCGGCGCCGCCGATTTCTGTGTGGGACCGTATGCCTTCGCGCGTGGAGGCCAATTTCTACCGGCTACTGGACTTGTTCAGCATGAAGAAAGTTCAGGTCACGTGCTTTTTCCTGGGCTGGGTGGCGGAAAAATTCCCGCATCTGGTGACGGAGGCAGTCGAACGCGGCCACGAAATCGGCTCCCACGGATACTCGCACCGTCTGGTCTACCAGATGGCGGCGCGCGAGTTCCGCGAAGATGCCCGGTATTCGCGGCTGCTGCTCGAAGATCTATCTGGCTCAGCCGTGCTCGGCTACCGCTCGGCAGGATTTTCGATGACCGATGCGACACCCTGGTTTTTTCGGGAACTGGCTGAAGCCGGCTATGTCTACGATTCGTCGGTATTCCCGGCGAGGCGCGGCCACGGCGGCATGCCGGCGGCTCCACGCGTTCCCCATACCGTAGCCCAGGGCAACCATAGCATTGTCGAGTTTCCCATGACGGTGACCGATTTCGGAGCGGAGGATATGTGCTTCTTCGGTGGCGGATATCTTCGGCTGTCGCCCTATTGGCTGATCCGGCGGATGACACGCCAGGTGCTCGACTCGGGGCGGCCGGTGGTGTTCTACATTCATCCCCGCGAGATCGATCCCGATCACCCCCGGCTGCGCATGAGCTTCTCGCGGCGCTTCAAGTCGTACGTGAACTTGCGCTGGACGGAAGAAAAACTTCTGCGCATTCTCGAAGACTTCCCGGTAAGTCCCTTCCGGGACTTTCTTTCGACTGACGGCCGGAGTTGGGAGCTCGACGCGACCACGGCTTGA
- a CDS encoding FemAB family XrtA/PEP-CTERM system-associated protein, whose amino-acid sequence MSTTMVQATTAAESMTAASDAAVTTRLATTACDAARWEAFVAGHPESTSYHAWAWRTVFTNSFGWKPYYLIAEKDGEVCGVLPLIWQRNWPITSALVSMPHLKGGGILANSVEAAESLLAEAKQLALHLKTDCLELRHASLSESCLGLPARTDKVTFVVGLERDEEKMLKALDGKARNMVRKSMKQGLTVDFDSEGCLEEFYKIYCENMRELGSPAYARRFFEEIRQALPANTYICIVRHQGKAIAGAFLYGFRNTIEAVWASSLYKYLDMKPNMFMYWHMFRFASERGYDTFDFGRCSIDSGTYRFKKQWGARELPLYWHQWRADGAPLAQPKGASPAFRLASWMWQRLPLPLTNVLGPHLIKYLAGI is encoded by the coding sequence ATGAGCACCACGATGGTTCAAGCGACGACGGCAGCAGAATCAATGACGGCGGCATCCGATGCCGCAGTTACCACCCGCCTGGCGACTACTGCCTGCGATGCGGCGCGCTGGGAAGCCTTTGTAGCCGGTCATCCGGAGTCGACGAGTTATCACGCCTGGGCGTGGCGGACGGTTTTCACGAATTCATTCGGATGGAAGCCCTATTACTTGATCGCGGAAAAAGATGGCGAAGTATGCGGCGTCTTGCCCCTGATCTGGCAACGTAACTGGCCCATCACGTCTGCGCTGGTATCGATGCCCCATTTGAAGGGCGGCGGAATTCTGGCCAATAGTGTTGAAGCCGCCGAGAGCCTTCTGGCCGAAGCCAAACAGTTGGCGCTGCACTTGAAAACCGATTGCCTCGAATTGCGTCATGCTTCCCTGTCGGAGTCCTGCCTCGGACTACCGGCGCGTACCGATAAAGTCACGTTCGTGGTCGGTCTGGAGCGCGACGAAGAAAAAATGCTGAAGGCCCTCGACGGTAAGGCCCGCAACATGGTCCGCAAATCCATGAAGCAAGGCTTGACTGTAGACTTCGACAGCGAAGGCTGCCTGGAAGAGTTCTATAAGATTTACTGCGAAAACATGCGCGAGCTGGGCTCGCCGGCATATGCGCGGCGCTTTTTCGAGGAGATTCGCCAGGCGCTCCCCGCCAACACTTACATCTGCATTGTGCGGCATCAGGGCAAAGCCATTGCGGGCGCGTTCTTATATGGATTCCGCAATACTATCGAGGCGGTCTGGGCGTCGTCGCTCTATAAGTATCTCGACATGAAACCGAACATGTTTATGTACTGGCACATGTTCCGCTTTGCCAGCGAACGCGGGTACGACACGTTTGACTTCGGCCGCTGCTCGATCGACTCCGGCACCTACCGTTTCAAGAAGCAGTGGGGCGCCCGCGAATTGCCGTTGTATTGGCACCAGTGGCGGGCTGACGGCGCGCCGCTGGCACAGCCGAAGGGAGCGAGCCCGGCCTTTCGCCTGGCATCGTGGATGTGGCAACGGCTGCCTTTGCCGCTCACCAATGTACTGGGCCCGCATTTGATCAAGTATTTGGCAGGCATTTAA
- a CDS encoding glycosyltransferase: protein MKIVFWIGAGWLLYVYAGYPIALWLLGCFRRVHPVAGDALPTVSVLISARNEEKDIEWKVRQTLAWDYPVEQLQVLVASDASEDRTDALLHSIRDPRFGFIRLPERVGKNSALNRLAAMANGDLLFFTDANSDIDAGCLRRMVRHFADPRVGCVTGVEDAVSGEPAAGLSTGGGAYLEYESAINRLESDLGSVLVCDGSIFCMRRTLYRDVRPELANDLELPLRVGRGGAWVLYEPSARSREYTTPSASEEFSRRKRICGQGILGLWTLREQLTGLRAWQFFSRKFLRWFSLAPMFTIFVASVALRLDRWYAALLGLQCVFFALAAMGWLMSRQGKRPGRIIALPFYFLLMNVAAVRGIAEALLGRRFAVWDIAQLSRGRQGAA from the coding sequence ATGAAAATCGTTTTTTGGATCGGCGCCGGCTGGCTGTTGTATGTCTATGCCGGCTACCCCATCGCTCTCTGGCTTCTCGGCTGCTTTCGGCGCGTTCATCCCGTAGCGGGTGATGCATTGCCCACGGTGTCCGTGCTGATCTCCGCCCGCAACGAAGAAAAAGATATCGAATGGAAGGTGCGCCAGACTCTGGCATGGGACTATCCGGTGGAACAATTGCAGGTGTTGGTGGCGTCGGATGCTTCCGAGGACCGGACCGACGCTCTTCTGCACTCCATTCGCGACCCGCGATTTGGTTTCATCCGTTTGCCGGAACGCGTGGGCAAGAACTCGGCGTTGAACCGGCTGGCCGCGATGGCGAACGGCGATTTGCTCTTCTTTACCGATGCCAATTCCGACATCGATGCGGGATGTCTGCGCCGGATGGTGAGGCATTTTGCGGACCCGCGCGTGGGCTGCGTGACCGGCGTGGAAGACGCCGTGAGTGGCGAACCAGCAGCGGGGCTTTCGACGGGTGGCGGCGCCTATCTGGAGTATGAGTCCGCGATCAACCGACTGGAAAGCGATTTAGGTTCCGTGCTGGTCTGTGACGGGTCCATATTCTGCATGCGGCGCACTCTTTATCGGGATGTACGTCCGGAGCTGGCCAACGATCTCGAATTGCCGCTGCGGGTGGGACGGGGCGGGGCCTGGGTGCTCTACGAACCCAGCGCGCGCTCGCGCGAATACACCACGCCGAGCGCCAGCGAGGAGTTTTCCCGGCGCAAGCGCATCTGCGGCCAGGGCATTCTCGGCCTGTGGACCTTGCGCGAACAACTGACCGGGCTGCGGGCATGGCAGTTCTTTTCACGGAAATTTCTGCGCTGGTTCTCGCTCGCTCCCATGTTCACAATTTTCGTGGCCAGCGTGGCTTTGCGGCTGGACCGCTGGTATGCCGCATTGCTGGGGCTGCAATGTGTTTTCTTCGCGCTCGCCGCCATGGGTTGGCTGATGAGCCGTCAGGGGAAAAGGCCAGGCCGGATCATCGCGCTTCCCTTCTACTTCTTGCTGATGAATGTCGCCGCGGTACGCGGAATCGCCGAGGCGCTGCTGGGCCGGCGGTTTGCGGTTTGGGATATTGCCCAGCTTTCGCGCGGGCGACAGGGGGCGGCATGA
- a CDS encoding glycosyltransferase family 4 protein, with product MKSSINEIAIHLQTREVMKHQPISVLHFTNATARAGAEEHILTLLRGLDRQQFRLSLVCDPEIAELMRPDVPKDVELIPLTFRRLRDGAAAFRLRQILRSRRVDVLHSHLFWSSLFASPVGHFCGVPVVIETTHVREVWRKGWKANFAIDRAVGRCVDRYVAVSEANGRYLIQEKGLPAGKVKVIRNGSDIRRFDPEYKPGVALKTNLGLAESDPLVVVVARLEPQKGHRVLLNSMPAILAEFPNARLVCVGEGVLRAELAGQARALGLEQNVRFVGAQNNVQDWLALGQMSVLPSFYEGLPLVAIESLAAGVPVVATDVDGTPEIVVHGKTGLTVPPNNSTALAQAICLLLHSPELRRQFGAAGRQWVLQEFTEAQQIRRTAELYRQTYSRKTGRSTLHESRPETSSTAV from the coding sequence ATGAAGAGTTCGATCAACGAGATCGCCATCCACCTCCAGACCCGAGAAGTCATGAAGCATCAGCCGATCTCGGTATTGCATTTCACCAATGCAACCGCGCGCGCGGGCGCCGAGGAGCACATTCTTACCCTGCTGCGCGGACTCGACCGGCAACAATTTCGGCTCAGCCTGGTATGCGACCCGGAAATTGCGGAACTTATGCGTCCCGACGTGCCCAAGGATGTGGAACTGATACCGCTCACCTTCCGTCGTCTGCGGGATGGCGCAGCAGCATTTCGCCTGCGGCAGATTCTGCGCAGCAGGCGCGTCGATGTGCTGCATTCCCATCTGTTCTGGAGCAGCCTGTTTGCCTCGCCAGTCGGGCATTTCTGTGGTGTGCCGGTGGTGATCGAAACCACGCATGTGCGGGAAGTGTGGAGAAAAGGATGGAAGGCAAACTTCGCGATTGACCGCGCGGTCGGACGATGTGTAGACCGTTACGTCGCTGTCTCCGAAGCCAACGGCCGGTACCTGATTCAGGAGAAAGGCTTGCCGGCCGGGAAAGTCAAAGTGATTCGCAACGGCTCCGACATTCGCCGCTTCGATCCGGAGTACAAACCCGGGGTCGCGCTGAAGACAAATTTGGGCTTGGCAGAGTCCGACCCCTTGGTGGTGGTGGTGGCGCGTCTCGAACCCCAGAAAGGACACCGGGTTCTGCTCAACTCCATGCCGGCGATTCTTGCGGAATTTCCCAATGCGCGGCTGGTTTGCGTGGGTGAGGGCGTTCTGCGCGCTGAATTGGCGGGTCAGGCCCGTGCTTTGGGTTTGGAGCAAAATGTGCGATTCGTCGGAGCGCAGAACAATGTGCAGGACTGGCTGGCGCTCGGGCAGATGAGCGTGCTGCCCTCGTTTTACGAGGGATTGCCGCTGGTGGCAATCGAGTCCCTGGCTGCCGGCGTGCCCGTGGTCGCAACCGATGTCGACGGAACTCCGGAAATTGTCGTCCACGGAAAGACCGGGCTGACGGTGCCGCCCAACAATTCCACAGCACTCGCGCAAGCCATCTGCCTGCTGCTGCACTCTCCGGAATTGCGGCGGCAGTTCGGAGCCGCGGGACGGCAATGGGTTCTCCAGGAGTTTACCGAGGCGCAGCAAATCCGGCGCACCGCGGAACTCTATCGGCAAACCTACTCCCGCAAGACGGGCCGGTCGACCCTGCATGAGTCCCGGCCCGAAACTTCGAGCACGGCGGTCTGA